AGAATAAATTGATGCTTATCAGCATTGGATACAGCAGTTGCCATTGGTGCCACGTCATGGAACGCGAGAGCTTCGAGAACGATAGCGTTGCCACAATAATGAACGAACGGTTCGTTTGTATAAAAGTGGATCGCGAGGAACGGCCCGATGTGGATCAAGTCTACATGAGTGCAGTACAGCTCATGACAGGCCGTGGCGGATGGCCCCTGAATTGTTTTGCACTGGCCGATGGAAGACCTGTCTTTGGTGGTACGTACTTCCCGGCCGATCAATGGTCCAAGATCCTAGTGGAGCTGAATGACAAATGGACCAAGGAACCGGACCACGTTATTGAATATGCCGAACGCCTCAAAAATGGTATTGCTGCTCAAAGCGTTGTGGAACCGGTTGAGATGAAGGGCGAATTCGATAAGCAAGTACTTCAAGAAATGGTGGATGCCTGGTCACCAACCTTCGACCTGGAGAACGGCGGACCTGACAAAGCGCCGAAATTCCCGATCCCGAACAACTATGAATTCCTACTCCGTTATGGCACGTTGATCAACGATAAGGAACTCTTGGACTACGTGCAAATGACTTTGGATAAAATGGCATTTGGTGGGATCAACGACCAAGTAGGTGGAGGCTTTGCGCGCTACAGTACAGATGCGATCTGGAAAGCACCGCACTTTGAAAAAATGCTCTACGACAATGCACAGCTTGTCTCGTTGTACAGTCAGGCCTATCAAGCATTCAAGGAGCCGCTTTACAAAGAAACGATTGAACACACATTGGAATTCATTGCACGCGAAATGACCTCTGCCGAGGGTGCTTTCTACAGTGCCTTGGATGCCGATAGCGAAGGTGAAGAAGGTCTTTTCTATGTCTGGGAAAAAGACGAACTGCAAACGGTCCTTGGTGCTGAATACGATCTTGCCGCTGCGTACTACAACGTGGATGCCGCAGGACGTTGGGAGCACGGCCGATACATTCTCCTAAGGCAGCAAGGTGACGTTGAATTCGCAGAGAAATTCGGGATCCCGGTCAATGAACTGCGCCAGCGCATCGACAAGATCAACACGACACTTCTTGAAGCACGTAGTAAACGGATCCGCCCGGGGTTGGATGACAAATCGCTGACCTCATGGAACGCGATGATGATCAAAGGCTATTGCGATGCCTATGAAGTACTTGGTACAAAAGCATACTTGGAGCGTGCTACTGGAACCATGGACCTGTTCCTGAAAAAATGCAAGCGGCCCGATGGTGGACTCTGGCATTTATACAAAGACGGCAAAGCGAGCATCAATGGCTACTTGGAGGACTATTCGTTCATGATCGAAGCGTTGACCGCATTGTACAGTATCACGTTCGATGAACGGTGGTTGAATGAGGCGCGATCACTTGCCGACTATTCGATCGCACACTTCCATGATGCCAAGACAGGCACCTTCCACTTCACCAGTGACCTCGATCCCGCGCTGATCGCACGCCCGAGTGAGCTGCACGACAATGTGATACCCGCTTCCAACAGCAGCATGGCGAAAGGCCTGTTCCAACTGGGCCAACTCTTCGATAATGAACAGTATTCCACGATCAGTAGCAGCTTACTGCATACCATGACACAACGCATGGCCGCTCACCCAAGCGGACATAGCAATTGGGCACAGCTATTATTGG
The nucleotide sequence above comes from Flavobacteriales bacterium. Encoded proteins:
- a CDS encoding thioredoxin domain-containing protein is translated as MHTHTNRLINESSPYLLQHAHNPVDWYPWGEEAFAKARAENKLMLISIGYSSCHWCHVMERESFENDSVATIMNERFVCIKVDREERPDVDQVYMSAVQLMTGRGGWPLNCFALADGRPVFGGTYFPADQWSKILVELNDKWTKEPDHVIEYAERLKNGIAAQSVVEPVEMKGEFDKQVLQEMVDAWSPTFDLENGGPDKAPKFPIPNNYEFLLRYGTLINDKELLDYVQMTLDKMAFGGINDQVGGGFARYSTDAIWKAPHFEKMLYDNAQLVSLYSQAYQAFKEPLYKETIEHTLEFIAREMTSAEGAFYSALDADSEGEEGLFYVWEKDELQTVLGAEYDLAAAYYNVDAAGRWEHGRYILLRQQGDVEFAEKFGIPVNELRQRIDKINTTLLEARSKRIRPGLDDKSLTSWNAMMIKGYCDAYEVLGTKAYLERATGTMDLFLKKCKRPDGGLWHLYKDGKASINGYLEDYSFMIEALTALYSITFDERWLNEARSLADYSIAHFHDAKTGTFHFTSDLDPALIARPSELHDNVIPASNSSMAKGLFQLGQLFDNEQYSTISSSLLHTMTQRMAAHPSGHSNWAQLLLAHVFAYPEIAVTGPNAVAMRVQFMEHYLPNRQFMGSTTASSLPLLEGKTVDATMIYVCFDKSCKLPVETVENALKQIQ